ATATTTTTAATAATGTCGGTTTCCAGAAATAATATATACAAAGTTATAAAGATTTTAAGTAAAAATCCACATTTGATGATAATAGTATTAATTGTATCTATAACCTATAGTATAATTATGATAAAAAAATAAAAAGAAATTGCTCTTAATTAAAATAAAAACATCTGTATATTTATCAAATAGATTTTCGCCCAAAATTTAATAAAGGTAGAAATTATAATACATTATTCCATGTAATTCATTATTATAAAGTTAAGTTGTTAAATAAATTTATGGTATAATTTCATGAGAGAGTAATGTTTCATAATTTTATTTTAAATTTCAATATAATAAAATTAGTTAATTTTTGAGGTGTACTATGAAAAATAAATTAAAAAAAAGATATAATATAGGTGGTACGACAGCTTTAAAAAGAACATGGAAAATAAAAAAAGACATTACAGCATTATATTTAGCCTATAAACGGCCAGATGTACCTTTTTATGCAAAACTCATTTCAATATTAGCATTAGTCTATACTTTAAGCCCTATTGACCTAATAGCTGATTTCATACCTATTGCAGGATATATTGATGACATTATTATATTTCCCCTTGGTATTGCACTTTCAATAAAACTAATACCAGAGAAGATTATGAATGAATGTAAACAGCAATCAGAAAATATTTTTAAAGCAGGTAGGCTTAAAAGGTGGATTGTTAGAGCAATTGCAGTAGTTATTTTCATTATAATAATCAGCTGGATTTTAACCTAACTAACTTGGCGTAAGTCTCCAACTTTTTCAAGTGGGAGCCCAACGCCAAGTAAGCCATGCATTTGCAATTCTAAAATTCAGATGGGATAAAAGAATCCTCACCTGAATTAAGAACTTGCTTCAATAAAAATAGTTCATAATTGGGTATAACTTTTCATAACGCTATAAAACAGTACTAAAGGAGAATAAAAATATAATTTATAATATAATTTATAGTGGATATACTGAATTTGAAAGGTTGATGTAAATGAAACAAAAGATAATTAAAACAACCTGTACAAGAGATTGTCCAAATACCTGTGGATTGCTGGCTGTAGTTGAAAATAATAGAGTAGTAAAATTAACTGGAAATAAAGAACATCCTATTAATGAGGGAAGAAGCTGTATAAAATGCAGTCATTATCTGGAGAGGGTTTATAATAAAGAGAGAGTGCTGCATCCATTAAAAAAAGTAAATGGGAAATTTAAGCGTATCTCCTGGGAAGAAGCTTTAGATGAAATTGCTGATAAAATGAAAAAAATATGCAAAGTGAAAACGCCAGAATCCATACTTTATTATCAGGGGTTTGGTGCCAGAACAGCTCTTAAATTAGTAAATAGAAGATTTTTTAACTTATTAGGCAATACTACAATTACAAAGGGAACTATTTGTGGTGGGACAGGCCAAGGTTCTCAAGATTTGGATTTTGGGAATAGGATATCCCATGATCCAAGAGATTATGGCAATAGTAATTCCATGATTTTGTGGGGAAGAAATCCAGCGGCTACGGGAATTAATCTATTGTCAAGGATGACAAATA
This genomic window from Clostridium pasteurianum DSM 525 = ATCC 6013 contains:
- a CDS encoding YkvA family protein is translated as MKNKLKKRYNIGGTTALKRTWKIKKDITALYLAYKRPDVPFYAKLISILALVYTLSPIDLIADFIPIAGYIDDIIIFPLGIALSIKLIPEKIMNECKQQSENIFKAGRLKRWIVRAIAVVIFIIIISWILT